Proteins from one Syngnathoides biaculeatus isolate LvHL_M chromosome 8, ASM1980259v1, whole genome shotgun sequence genomic window:
- the med17 gene encoding mediator of RNA polymerase II transcription subunit 17: MASGPGVRVSIESSCEKQVQEVALDGTETYVPPLSMSQNLAKLAQRIDFSQGSDSEEEGAEGESRDREWCKQEQEEEEGTVKFQPSLWPWDSVRNNLRSALTEMCVLYDVLCVVKEKKYMALDPVSQDPAMSKTPQVFQLMSKKKSLATAAQLLLKGAEKLNKSVAENLENRRQRDFNSELLRLRSQWKLRKVGDKILGDLSYRSAGSLFPHHGSFEVIKNTDIDLDKKIPEDYCPLDVQIPSDLEGSAYIKVSIQKQAPDIGDLGTVNLLRRQPKTKGGSQPWHVKLEAAQNVLLCKEIFAQLSREAVQIKSQIPHIVVKNHIISQPFPGLQLSISLCHSTAEKKNHRASPEKPKPDDHLYVLEHNLHQMMREFHKQQLSSMVMPHPATAPFGHKRLRLAGPLAYDKAEISGLQQREGLLEKIIKQAKHIFLRSRTARTIDSLASRIEDPQIQAHWSNINDVYESSVKVLITSQSYEQICKSIQLQLNIGVEQIRVVHRDGRVVTLSHQEQELQDFLLSQMSQHQVHAVQQLAKVMGWHVLSFSNHVGLGPVESIGNASAVTVASPCGEYAISVRNGPESGCRVLVQFPRNQTKELPKSEVIQDGKWSHLRGPYKEVHWNKMEGRNFVYKMELLMAALTPCP; this comes from the exons ATGGCCAGTGGTCCGGGAGTGAGGGTCAGCATCGAGTCTTCCTGTGAGAAGCAGGTCCAAGAAGTCGCCTTGGATGGAACAGAAACATATGTGCCGCCCCTGTCCATGTCCCAGAACTTGGCTAAGTTGGCGCAACGGATAGACTTCAGCCAGGGATCTGACTCTGAAGAGGAGGGAGCTGAAGGCGAATCCCGGGATCGTGAGTGGTGCAAACAGGagcaggaagaagaagaag GAACAGTGAAGTTTCAGCCGTCCCTTTGGCCTTGGGACTCCGTACGGAACAACTTGCGCAGTGCCCTGACAGAAATGTGTGTCCTCTATGATGTGCTCTGCGTGGTAAAGGAGAAAAAGTACATGGCGCTAGACCCAGTATCTCAAGATCCAGCCATGAGCAAG ACCCCTCAGGTGTTCCAGCTGATGAGCAAAAAGAAATCGCTGGCCACTGCAGCGCAGCTTCTTCTGAAGGGCGCAGAGAAGCTCAACAAGTCTGTCGCAGAGAACCTGGAGAACCGGAGGCAGCGAGACTTCAACTCCGAGTTGCTGCGACTGCGCTCGCAGTGGAAGCTGCGCAAAGTTGGTGACAAGATCCTCGGCGACCTCAGCTACCGGAGTGCAG GCTCCCTCTTTCCCCATCATGGCTCATTCGAGGTGATCAAGAACACAGACATCGATCTGGACAAAAAGATCCCAGAGGACTACTGTCCCCTTGATGTGCAGATTCCCAGTGATTTAGAGGGATCAGCCTATATCAAG GTTTCCATCCAGAAGCAAGCTCCAGACATCGGTGATCTCGGAACAGTTAATTTGCTCAGGAGACAACCGAAAACCAAAGGAG GTTCTCAGCCGTGGCATGTAAAGCTGGAGGCGGCTCAGAATGTTCTGCTCTGCAAGGAGATCTTTGCGCAGCTGTCGAGGGAAGCGGTCCAAATCAAGTCCCAAATCCCTCACATTGTCGTGAAGAATCACATCATCTCACAGCCCTTCCCAG GTCTACAACTGTCCATCTCATTGTGCCACTCGACGGCGGAGAAGAAGAACCACCGGGCATCGCCAGAGAAACCCAAACCAGATGACCATCTTTATGTATTGGAACATAACCTGCATCAGATGATGCGAGAG TTCCACAAGCAGCAGCTGAGTTCCATGGTGATGCCGCATCCCGCCACCGCCCCCTTTGGCCACAAGCGCCTTCGTCTGGCCGGGCCACTGGCCTACGACAAGGCCGAGATAAGTGGCTTGCAACAGCGAGAGGGTCTCCTGGAGAAGATCATCAAACAGGCCAAGCACATATTCCTACGTAGCAG GACTGCGCGGACCATCGACAGCCTTGCTAGCCGCATTGAAGACCCCCAAATCCAAGCTCACTGGTCCAACATTAATGACGTGTACGAGTCCAGCGTCAAAGTGTTGATCACCTCTCAGAGCTACGAGCAAATCTGCAA GTCAATCCAACTGCAGCTGAACATAGGTGTGGAGCAGATCCGAGTGGTGCACCGAGACGGACGTGTCGTCACTCTGTCACATCAGGAGCAAGAACTGCAGGACTTCCTACTTTCACAG ATGTCCCAGCACCAGGTACACGCCGTGCAGCAGCTCGCCAAAGTGATGGGCTGGCACGTGCTGAGCTTCAGCAACCACGTCGGCCTCGGCCCAGTGGAGAGCATTGGGAACGCCTCCGCCGTCACAGTGGCTTCCCCCTGTGGCGAGTATGCCATCTCAG TGCGTAACGGTCCCGAAAGTGGCTGCAGAGTTTTGGTCCAATTCCCCCGTAATCAGACCAAGGAGCTGCCCAAGAGCGAGGTCATCCAGGACGGCAAGTGGAGCCACCTCAGGGGTCCGTACAAAGAGGTTCACTGGAACAAGATGGAGGGACGCAACTTCGTTTACAAAATGGAGCTtctcatggccgccctcaccccATGCCCTTAA